From a single Streptomyces liliifuscus genomic region:
- a CDS encoding tetratricopeptide repeat protein, protein MTDQAVDAGDTAVTEEEQRPAAEPSPTESQFLGRTRELKELRADIERAGLDTLAGRKAPRARVLLIAGKPGSGRTALAEELVRQVADSYPDGVLRARLTEPDGTPVATERTARDLLAALELTAPAGADGDELSERLREGLATRRVLLLLDDAADAEQVDVLLPETPDCLVVAVSGGPLTGISDVRPCTLGGLDTKSALELLDRYTGSVRITVDPLAAQGLVEICASQPAALVLAGAWLAHRPKAAVADLAKQLRTEGDEGRLLDVLERVFRLSYAALPSAAARILRLLSLAPAGLVDPHTASALAGCSVGAARTTLDDFTRLGLVRSVESPLPQYEVPGCLLPLLRSLTETQDRPAELQLARARMLERTVRLLVSCRAITETDSSPAREKLAGMPRALRFPNPRAAADWLRIRQPALLAAARLAVADGELDTLARRLMAALVRAMVAHFGTQAAAPELYGIHRLVLDVAERRDLPREKAAALLNLADLDAQTGRTRNALARYRAALDAGREANDPYATGRAMESVGGAHQELGDHDRAADWFGRALAQRLARDEREDVARLHGRIATAHTYAGRYGEALRNWRSAITGYRRNGDVAGQARALSEMGRVQEYAGRPEESLAICQEAVEWARRAEDTRLQAALHLRLADTLDRLGDPAAARLHRGAAERMLGDELPEDASTREHDANACEIRSTPEED, encoded by the coding sequence GTGACGGACCAGGCGGTGGACGCCGGCGACACGGCGGTGACGGAGGAAGAGCAGCGCCCGGCTGCCGAGCCTTCCCCCACGGAGAGTCAGTTCCTCGGCCGCACACGGGAGTTGAAGGAGCTGCGGGCCGACATCGAGCGGGCCGGTCTGGACACCCTCGCGGGCCGGAAGGCGCCACGCGCGCGCGTGCTGCTCATCGCGGGCAAGCCCGGATCGGGCAGGACCGCACTCGCCGAGGAACTCGTACGGCAGGTCGCCGACAGTTACCCGGACGGCGTCCTGCGGGCCCGGCTCACGGAGCCCGACGGGACGCCCGTGGCGACCGAACGAACCGCCCGTGACCTGCTCGCCGCCCTCGAACTGACCGCCCCGGCAGGGGCCGACGGGGACGAGCTCTCCGAGCGGCTGCGCGAGGGGCTCGCCACTCGCCGTGTACTGCTCCTGCTGGACGACGCGGCGGACGCCGAGCAGGTCGACGTGCTCCTCCCGGAGACCCCCGACTGTCTCGTCGTCGCCGTCTCCGGCGGGCCTCTCACCGGGATCTCCGACGTCCGGCCCTGCACCCTCGGCGGCCTCGACACCAAGTCCGCCCTCGAACTTCTCGACCGGTACACCGGCTCGGTGCGCATCACCGTCGACCCGCTGGCGGCCCAGGGACTCGTGGAGATCTGCGCGTCCCAGCCCGCCGCGCTCGTCCTCGCCGGCGCCTGGCTGGCCCACCGGCCCAAGGCGGCCGTGGCCGACCTGGCCAAGCAACTGCGTACCGAGGGTGACGAAGGCCGTCTGCTCGACGTTCTCGAACGTGTCTTCCGTCTCTCGTACGCGGCCCTGCCCTCGGCCGCCGCGCGGATACTGCGACTGCTCTCGCTCGCCCCCGCGGGCCTCGTGGACCCGCACACCGCGTCCGCGCTGGCCGGCTGTTCGGTCGGCGCCGCCCGCACCACCCTGGACGACTTCACCAGGCTCGGTCTCGTACGGTCCGTCGAGTCGCCCCTGCCGCAGTACGAGGTGCCCGGCTGCCTGCTGCCGCTGCTGCGCTCGCTCACCGAGACCCAGGACCGCCCGGCCGAACTCCAGCTGGCCCGCGCCCGGATGCTGGAGCGGACCGTACGGCTGCTGGTGTCCTGCCGCGCGATCACCGAGACCGACAGCTCCCCGGCCCGCGAGAAGCTCGCCGGGATGCCCCGCGCACTGCGCTTCCCGAACCCCCGCGCGGCCGCCGACTGGCTGCGCATCCGACAGCCCGCGCTGCTCGCCGCGGCCCGGCTCGCGGTCGCCGACGGTGAGCTGGACACACTGGCCCGCCGCCTCATGGCCGCCCTGGTCAGAGCGATGGTCGCGCACTTCGGCACACAGGCGGCGGCGCCCGAGCTGTACGGCATCCACCGGCTCGTCCTGGACGTGGCCGAGCGCCGGGACCTGCCCCGCGAGAAGGCCGCCGCGCTGCTGAACCTCGCCGACCTGGACGCCCAGACCGGCCGTACGAGGAACGCGCTGGCCCGCTACCGGGCCGCTCTGGACGCCGGACGCGAGGCGAACGACCCGTATGCGACCGGCCGCGCGATGGAATCCGTAGGCGGTGCCCACCAGGAGCTCGGGGACCACGATCGGGCCGCCGACTGGTTCGGGCGCGCCCTCGCCCAGCGGCTCGCGCGCGACGAGCGCGAGGACGTGGCCCGGCTGCACGGACGTATCGCCACCGCGCACACCTACGCGGGCCGCTACGGCGAGGCGCTGCGCAACTGGCGCTCGGCGATCACCGGCTACCGCAGGAACGGCGATGTGGCCGGTCAGGCAAGGGCGTTGAGCGAGATGGGGCGGGTGCAGGAGTACGCGGGCCGGCCCGAGGAGTCCCTCGCCATCTGCCAGGAGGCGGTCGAGTGGGCGCGCCGCGCCGAGGACACCCGGCTGCAGGCCGCGCTGCACCTCCGGCTCGCCGACACGCTGGACCGGCTGGGGGACCCCGCGGCCGCCCGGCTGCACCGCGGCGCGGCCGAGCGCATGCTGGGTGACGAGCTCCCGGAGGACGCATCAACCAGGGAACACGACGCTAACGCCTGCGAAATCCGTAGTACACCCGAGGAAGATTGA
- the ald gene encoding alanine dehydrogenase, giving the protein MKVGIPREVKNNEFRVAITPAGVHELVRHGHQVLIEQNAGVGSSIPDEEYVAAGARIIATADEVWATADLLLKVKEPIAEEYHRLRKDQTLFTYLHLAASKECTDALVESGTTAIAYETVELPSRALPLLAPMSEVAGRLAPQVGAYHLMRSVGGRGVLPGGVPGTQPARAVVIGGGVSGWNATQIAVGMGFHVTLLDRDINKLREADKVFGTKVRAIMSNSFELEKAVLEADLVIGAVLIPGAKAPKLVTNELVSRMKPGSVLVDIAIDQGGCFEDSRPTTHAEPTFPVHGSVFYCVANMPGAVPNTSTYALTNATLPYIVELANLGWVESLRRDPALARGLNTHDGKVVYREVAEAHGLEHVELETLLG; this is encoded by the coding sequence GTGAAGGTCGGCATCCCCCGCGAGGTCAAGAACAACGAGTTCCGGGTGGCCATCACCCCAGCCGGCGTGCACGAGCTGGTGCGCCACGGCCACCAGGTCCTCATCGAGCAGAACGCCGGAGTCGGCTCCTCGATCCCGGACGAGGAGTACGTCGCGGCCGGTGCGCGGATCATCGCCACCGCCGACGAGGTCTGGGCCACCGCCGACCTGCTGCTCAAGGTCAAGGAGCCCATCGCCGAGGAGTACCACCGCCTCCGCAAGGACCAGACGCTCTTCACCTACCTGCACCTGGCCGCGTCCAAGGAGTGCACCGACGCGCTCGTCGAGTCCGGCACCACGGCGATCGCCTACGAGACGGTCGAGCTGCCCAGCCGCGCGCTCCCGCTCCTCGCCCCGATGTCCGAGGTCGCGGGCCGCCTCGCCCCGCAGGTCGGCGCCTACCACCTGATGCGCTCGGTCGGCGGCCGCGGTGTGCTCCCCGGTGGCGTTCCCGGCACGCAGCCCGCGCGAGCCGTCGTCATCGGCGGCGGTGTCTCCGGCTGGAACGCCACACAGATCGCCGTCGGCATGGGATTCCACGTCACGCTGCTCGACCGCGACATCAACAAGCTCCGCGAGGCCGACAAGGTCTTCGGCACCAAGGTCCGGGCGATCATGTCCAACTCCTTCGAGCTGGAGAAGGCCGTCCTGGAGGCCGACCTCGTCATCGGCGCCGTGCTCATCCCTGGCGCCAAGGCGCCGAAACTGGTCACCAACGAGCTCGTGTCGCGAATGAAGCCCGGAAGTGTTCTTGTCGACATCGCCATCGACCAGGGCGGCTGCTTCGAGGACTCCCGTCCGACGACTCACGCGGAGCCGACCTTCCCGGTCCACGGCTCGGTCTTCTACTGCGTCGCCAACATGCCGGGCGCCGTGCCCAACACGTCGACTTATGCCCTGACGAACGCGACGCTGCCCTACATCGTGGAGTTGGCGAACCTCGGCTGGGTCGAGTCGTTGCGCCGTGACCCGGCGCTCGCCCGGGGTCTCAACACGCATGACGGCAAGGTCGTTTACCGCGAGGTCGCGGAGGCGCACGGCCTGGAGCACGTCGAGCTGGAGACCCTGCTCGGCTGA
- a CDS encoding NUDIX domain-containing protein — MTIKDTAEEWEVTATETPFVGNKTSVRTDDVVMPDGSVVRRDYQVHPGSVAVLALDDQGRVLVIRQYRHPVRHKLWEIPAGLLDIPGENPLHAAQRELYEEAHVKAEDWRVLTDVFTTPGGCDEAVRIFLARDLSEAEGQRFEVEDEEADMELSRVPVDELVRGVLGGELHNNCLVVGVLSLIAAQHGDGLDALRPAEAPWPARPFEA; from the coding sequence ATGACCATCAAGGACACCGCCGAGGAGTGGGAGGTCACGGCGACCGAGACCCCGTTCGTGGGCAACAAGACCTCCGTGCGCACCGACGACGTGGTCATGCCCGATGGATCGGTCGTCCGCCGTGACTACCAGGTCCACCCGGGTTCGGTGGCCGTCCTCGCCCTCGACGACCAGGGCCGCGTCCTGGTCATCCGCCAGTACCGGCACCCCGTGCGCCACAAGCTCTGGGAGATCCCGGCCGGGCTGCTCGACATCCCCGGCGAGAACCCGCTGCACGCCGCCCAGCGCGAGCTCTACGAAGAGGCCCATGTGAAGGCCGAGGACTGGCGCGTGCTCACCGACGTGTTCACCACGCCCGGCGGCTGCGACGAGGCCGTGCGCATCTTCCTCGCCCGCGATCTCTCCGAGGCCGAGGGGCAGCGCTTCGAGGTGGAGGACGAGGAGGCCGACATGGAGCTCTCCCGCGTCCCCGTCGACGAGCTCGTACGGGGTGTCCTGGGTGGGGAGCTGCACAACAACTGCCTGGTCGTGGGCGTGCTTTCGCTGATCGCGGCGCAGCACGGCGACGGCCTGGACGCCCTGCGCCCGGCCGAGGCGCCGTGGCCCGCACGCCCCTTCGAGGCGTGA